CTTTTTTCTTATATGATTCCAGTGCCTTTCTAACTTGAATCATGTATAGTAAATTAGAATATTGTCCATGTACAATTGGCGTTTCTTTTCCAAATGGTCTGTAAAAATCATATTCGTCTTTAATTGATGTAGCAGTGACTTTAGGATCAAATGCCAGTAACCGTGGATTATCGTTAAGCAACATTACTACTGCTCCTGCACCCTGAGTCATCTCTCCACTAGAACCCATGTCGTATTTTGCAATGTCTGATACTACAACTAGGGCATGTTTGCCCTCTGCTTCTCCTGCTCTAATCCAATTTGTATTGTCATAAAGCGCATATGAACCACTGACACATGCAAATTTAGTTTCAACTCCTCCACAATGCTCAAAAGCACCTTGACCGTAAACTTGTTCAAGCATTCCAACAACGTATGAGTTCATTGCCTTTGATTCATCAAATGCCGATTCTGTTGAAACATACAATCTTCCAATGTCTTCTGGAGAGAGTTTGTTTTTTTGCATGATTCTCAAACATGCATTTGCTGCAAGACATGCTGGGTCTTGATTGGCATCAACAATTGCCATCTGAGATACGCCAAGACCTTTTTGTAATTTTACTGGGTCTAAGCCTCTAGCTTTTGCAAAATCAGCTGCATCAATATACAATCGTGGGATGTATATTGCAATGTCGTCAATACCAGCTACCATAAGCTTCGCTCCGATATTTCATTAATAAGGTTATTGTGTAAATTCTGACTAACTAGGAAGGAAATTTTCCTAATTTTTTTAAATTATTTATTAATAATTTGATCGCTAATTTGATTTTTCAAGTTCTATTTCAAAAATATTTTCAAATACTTCAAAAGGCTGAGCTCCAAAAATTCGAGTGGTTTTTCCATCAGGCCCAATGACAAAAAATGCAGGAGTGCCTGTTATTTCAAGAGATCTTGCATCTTCATTACTTGCAAGAATAACTTGTGAATGCTTTTGACTATTCATGCATTCTGACCACTCATTCATATCTAATCCTATTTCTTGTGCAAACTTTACAAGATTCTCTGATGATGCCCATCCATTATTTTCCCCAGTCCAATTTGAATACAAAATATCATGATACTCCCAAAATAATTTTTGATCATCTGCACAATGAGCACCATGTGATGCAGTTACTGAATCAGGACCGATAATGTTGTAATCTTTGAAAATCATTCGTACTTTTCCCGTTTCTACATAATTTTTTAATATATTGTCTTCAGTTGTGTGAAAAAATACGTTACAGAAATGACATTGATAATCTCCAAACTCTACTAGTGTAACCGGTGCATTTGGATTTCCAAGTAAAGGTGAGCCATTTTCCAAAAATGTGTTCATGGTAATTTTTGGTGGCCCTGTTTCTTGAATTTGAGGAATTGGCTCTATTGTTAATTCTGACTGATTAGTGATTCCCTGAAATCCTAAAAATACCACTATTATGACTATAGATGCAATAGCAGCACCTATTCCAAGTGATGGTCCATGTATCAATAATAAAATTAATTTTCTGACACATTTAGTCTTTTGTGCTATTATGGGGATGACTTTCTATCATCTGATTATTCTCATAAATAAAATATTTGTAATGTTTTTGATGATTCTGATTTTTCATTTTCTGCAGTTATTGTAACTGTTAGTGTTTCTTTTTTGGAATTCTCTGTAATCAAAAATTCTGTTTCAAATAGACC
This genomic window from Nitrosopumilus ureiphilus contains:
- a CDS encoding DsbA family protein; the protein is MIHGPSLGIGAAIASIVIIVVFLGFQGITNQSELTIEPIPQIQETGPPKITMNTFLENGSPLLGNPNAPVTLVEFGDYQCHFCNVFFHTTEDNILKNYVETGKVRMIFKDYNIIGPDSVTASHGAHCADDQKLFWEYHDILYSNWTGENNGWASSENLVKFAQEIGLDMNEWSECMNSQKHSQVILASNEDARSLEITGTPAFFVIGPDGKTTRIFGAQPFEVFENIFEIELEKSN